The DNA window GCGCGGCGAGGTGGTGCCCGACGTGGCCGCAGCGATCGCGGAGCGGATCGAAGCCGAGGCGGTGGCCGGGGCGCTCCCGCCCGGCTGGACACGCACGCGCGACGGGCTCGACGTGGCGACCGAGCCCGAGCAGATCGCGACCCTACCGGCAGGCGCGGACGAGGCCGACCTCCTCGCCGCGCTCGACTCCGAGCGCGAGGAGCACCAGCTCGTCGAGCGGCTGCGCGCTGCGGGGCTGACCGAGGCCGAGCTGGCGCTGGCGCTCCGCCTCGCGAGCGGCGAGGCCGAGTCGCTCGCCGAGGCCGCCCGGCTACTCGGGCGCGGCGACTCGACCGCCCGGAATCAGGCTCGCGCCATCCGTGACAAGCTCCGGCCCAAGACGATCCGCTCGGCATAGACGGTCGGGGCCTCCTCACCGGATACCGGTAGGAGGTGCCGACGATGGCACGGATCGACCTGGCGCTGGTCGAGTGGCCCGAGACCCCCGAGGCTGGCCCCCGGCTGCTCGGGCGCCTCGCTGACCCCGATCTGGTCGCCGCCGCCCGCGAGCGGATAGCCGCTGCCCGGCGCCGCGACCTCGCCGCGCTCGAGGCGCCCGTGCGTCTCGTGCCGGAGGCCGGCGCCGAGTGACCCCGCGTCCGCCTCGCGATCCGCGCGCCGCCCCGATGATCCGCGCCTACGCGCGCGCGATCGCCGAGGCGGTGCTGCGCGAGATCGCCGAGACGGGCGCCAGAGACACCACGACCCCGCGAGCTGGGCAGCGGAGCGGGGCCGTGGATCTACAGGAGACGACGGATGAGAGCCTACGACCCGGCGCCTGACCCCGCCACCACGATCGGCGCCGTGCTGCCCGACACGCTGCGCGTCCTGGGATGGCGCGACTACCACTTCCTCGAGGCCATCGAAGTAGTCGAGCGGCTGCCGGTAGCGGACAGGGAGCCGGCGCTAGCACTCGTCTCGGAGCCCGGGATCCCGCCGCGGACGGCGATCGAGATCCTGCGCAAGCTCGCGAAGCGGAAGCCTGCCGAGCGACGCGAGATCTACCGGCTTGCGGCGAGCGAGGATCCTCGCGAGCGATCGCTCGCCAAGACGCGCGCGGCGGAGCTGCCGCCGATGCCCGATCCGCGGCTAGCGTCGCTAGACGACATGCGGCGGCGCTGCCGCCGGATGCTCAGCCTCTATCCCGCCGACCCCTTCGCAGCCGAGACGCAGGAGCTGCTCGTGCGGATCGAGGCGCTGCGAAGCGCGATCGCGGTGGCGTATCGCGCGCTGCGCGATCGCGAGGCCGCCGAGCTGAGCGAGGCGCACCCGTGACCGCCTGGCGCCTGGCCGCCGACTGCCCCGCGTGCGGCGCCCCGCTGCGCCTGCGGCGGCGCCGTGCCGACGGCGGGGAATTCCTCGGGTGCTCGAGCTACCCGCGCTGCGACCACGCCGAGGAATTCGATCCGTATCTCGACGCGCTCGCCGAGCAGGTGGACGATCTGCGCGACCGCCTGGCGAGCGCGACCGCGCGGCTCGCGGACCGCGAGCGCGAGCAGACACCCGAGAGCGTCGATCTGCGGCGAGAGCTGCGCGGGCTGATCGCGCTCGCCCATCCCGACCGCTGGCCGCACGCTGCCGACCTCGCGCACGAGGTGACTGCGCGGCTGACGGCGCTGCGCGCGCGGGTGGCAGCGTGACGGCGGCAGCGACACCCGGCGGCGACCGCGACGAGCTGCGCGCGCTGCTCGCGGAGCTCTATCCCGGCGACGTGGCGCTAGGGCTCCTCGAGCTCTGCGGCCCGCGGTGCGACATACACCACGGCGCGGCATGTACCGCGCCGGGCAAGCGCCCGCTCGCGAGCGGGTGGACGGCCGAGGCTGCGGCACGCTGGGCCGATCCCGACGCCGACCCCGAGCGGTGGCGCGCGCGCATGGCCGACCACCTGGCGCGCGGCGGTAACATCGGCTGGTGTCCCCCGGCCCGCGTGCTAGTGCTCGACGCCGACACGCGCGAGGCTGTCGCCTACCTCGCGCGCGCGCTGCCGGATGCGCCGGTACAGGCTACGGCGCACGGGGCGCACTACGTCGTATGGCTGCCCGATGGCGTGACTGTGTCCGCGCGCACGGGCGTCGCGCTGGCGCCCGGGATCGCCGTGGATCTGCGGCCGGGCGGGCGCGCGCAGATCGTGGTGGCGCCGAGCGCCCACGCGAGCGGGCACGTCTACACCTGGCAGCGCAGCCTACCGGCGGACCTGGCCGAGCTCCCGGAGATCCCGGCGGGCCTGCTCGCGGCGCTCGTCGCCGACGAGGGCGCCCGCGACCGGGAGCATGGTGGCGATCGTGATGGCGCAGGCGACGGCGACGAGATCCCGGCCGGGCGGCGCAACGCCACGCTCGCGAGCCTCGCGGGCACGATGCGCCGCCGGGGCATGTCGGCCGAGGAGATCCTGGCGGCGCTGCACGCCGTGAACGCGCGACGGTGCCGGCCGCCGCTCTCGGCCGCCGAGGTGGCCGCGATCGCGCGCAGCGTAGGGCGGTATCCGCCCGGCGAGGGCGCGGGCGCCGAGGGCGAGGGGGGCGAGCAGGCAGCCGGCGCGGGCGAGGAGCCGCGACCGGCGC is part of the Deltaproteobacteria bacterium genome and encodes:
- a CDS encoding topoisomerase DNA-binding C4 zinc finger domain-containing protein, with amino-acid sequence MTAWRLAADCPACGAPLRLRRRRADGGEFLGCSSYPRCDHAEEFDPYLDALAEQVDDLRDRLASATARLADREREQTPESVDLRRELRGLIALAHPDRWPHAADLAHEVTARLTALRARVAA